The Schizosaccharomyces pombe strain 972h- genome assembly, chromosome: I genome contains a region encoding:
- the hsp3105 gene encoding ThiJ domain protein, glyoxylase III, with amino-acid sequence MDERHEAAGETSEKPKVLFLLNSYYGPFYDDGDNTGVNVVDLYEAFKVFEENGFDIVIASDTGDYGFDDKSFRDPAIVDETQSIFSNPDCSLMKKLKNIARLDRLNPSDYVIVYIPGGYGCSFDFPHAKVVQDFLYRFYETKGIICAVAQANIALAYTTNSDGQALCTNRRVTGCTWKDEVQNGVLNVMNRLNFYSFGHIAENIGAIFESPPVYVEDPFIVEDGQLFTGSNTNSAKGVAMEAVRAVLNYDG; translated from the coding sequence atggatgaaCGACATGAAGCAGCAGGAGAGACGTCGGAAAAACCAAAAGTACTTTTCTTGCTGAATAGCTATTATGGCCCTTTTTATGATGATGGAGATAACACTGGCGTGAATGTAGTAGACTTATATGAAGCGtttaaagtatttgaagaaaatggttTTGACATAGTAATTGCGTCTGATACTGGGGATTATGGATTTGACGATAAATCCTTTCGAGACCCGGCGATAGTGGATGAAACACAATCAATATTTTCTAATCCTGATTGCtctttgatgaagaaattaaagaatatcGCAAGACTGGATCGATTGAATCCTTCGGACTATGTGATTGTTTATATACCTGGAGGATATGGCTGTTCTTTTGATTTCCCCCATGCCAAAGTTGTACAGGACTTTTTGTATCGGTTTTatgaaacaaaaggaattatATGCGCCGTTGCACAAGCTAACATTGCCTTGGCTTACACGACGAATTCTGATGGGCAAGCTTTGTGTACGAACCGCCGTGTGACCGGTTGCACTTGGAAGGATGAAGTCCAAAATGGTGTCTTGAATGTGATGAACCGTCTTAATTTCTATAGTTTTGGTCACATTGCCGAAAACATTGGCGCCATTTTTGAATCTCCTCCTGTATACGTTGAGGACCCTTTCATTGTGGAGGATGGGCAGCTGTTTACTGGATCGAATACAAATAGTGCCAAAGGTGTAGCAATGGAAGCGGTGAGGGCTGTGTTAAATTATGATGGATGa